The genomic region GGGAGATACGAGGAGCGAAAGTTCCTGCTTCCGCCCGGAACGGCGGGAGAAATTCAGACGCGGCTGACCCGTGCCGCCGTTCCTGACAAACATTCCGGAGTTTCCGGATACGAGGTCGCCTCCCTGTATTTCGATACCTGGTCGGGGCAGTGCGCCTCGGACAAGCGTGAGGGGGAGTTCGACCGATACAAGGTGCGACTTCGCGCCTACCGTTCCGATGCGGCTGCCGGTTGGGCGGGTTTCCACCTCGAATTGAAAAGTCGCCAGGGAAATCGGATCGGCAAACGTCGCCAGCTTCTGCGGCCGGAGGAAGCCGACGGGATCGCTCGTGAGGGGCTGGGCGGCGCGGCGGTGGCCGCTCTGCTGGATGGGGACGGGGAACGGCTCATTCCGCCCGGACTGGCCGAGGCCTGGGCGGCCCGACCGGTACTGCGGCCTGCCGTTCTGGTGACGTACCGGCGGTCGGCGTTTCAGCTTCCGGGCTTGCCGGGCCTGCGTCTGACGTTCGACCGGCAGGTCGCCGCTCATCCGCCCTGCTGGCCCCCGGAAGACGCGGGAGGCGGGCGTCGGCCGTTCAGCCCGGTGTGCATCTTCGAAGGAAAAGCGCCTCTCGCCCTGCCGCGGACGATCCTGCAGATCCTGGCATCACACGGCATCCTGGAAACCAGTTGTTCCAAGTTCCTGCTGGCCCGGGACCTGCTCGATACCCGAATTCGCGATGTTCATGCGGCGATACCGCTTGCGGAAGGCCTCCACCCCTGAGGCGTGAAGCCGAACGCCTCACTCCCCCATGGCGAGAAGGGCGGCGAGCGTTTCCGCCCTCGCGGGATCGCAGACCGACAACGCTTTCTGCTCGCGAAGCGCCGTTTCGCGGTCGCCGCTCGACAGGGCGAGCGTGGCTATATACAAACGTATATATCCTTCCCGCGGGCCGGAAGGGTGGAGCGCGAGAACGTGCTGAAGCGCTTTCCCGGCCTCCGTCAGAAGACCGAGATCCGCCCGGGCCATCGCCAGTTCATACCAGGCGTCGATATCGCCGGGAGCGAGCCGGACTGCCTTTTCCAGAAGGCGTATCGCGTGTTCCATGTCGCCTGTCTGCCGGTTGCAGCGACCGAGGGAAACGAGGAGCGAAGCATCGTCCGGCTGCCGTGACCGGGCGCGATGGTAATGTCGTATCGCCTGGGTCGGCCGGCCGCTCAATTCCAGCGCAAGGCCGAGATCGTGGTTGACCGCGGGATCGTCGGGGTTCAGCCGGTAGAGTTCCTGAAAACGGGCGAGATCGTTCCCGAGTTGCGCACGATCGGGGGTTTGTGCAAGAATGACTGGTGAAAAGCAGGCGGACACGAGCATCAGCAGAACTCCGCCGATGGCTCGTCGCAGGAAGGGCGAAGAAAGGGGGCCCGTCATGGAAAACAACACCGTCAATCGGTTCATGTGGGTCATTCCCGTCGTTTTTCTCATCCTAGCATGGCGGATGAGCGGGCTCAAGGCATCGCGTGATATCTGCCCCGAGTTCGGCGGCGTGCTCGACATATCAGAAGCCGTTGCCGCCAAAGCCGACGGGACGCCGCCCCGGCTCGAAATGGAATACAAGTATCTCATCGAGGGGCCGGCGGAACTCCTGAAGAAAGACGAGTATCTGCTCGGCGCCATGCATCGGGCCGTCGAGCGTGAACTGCAGAACGAGTTTCAGTGGGAAGTCCCGAAATACGTCAACGCCTCGTTCTCGGTCTGCCCGATCGGCCTCGGCACGTTCTGCTTCGTCGACATCTACGTCGATACCCCGGACGGCATCAACGAGCGCTGGAACATCGCACATCGCATCCGGTACCGCTGGCACTCCCGGGGCGCGTTCATCCGGTACATGCTCGGGAGCGAGCGGGCCGACGATTACCCGCACCGGTGCGAATACCAGGTGAAGAGCTCGCGCGACGAGCAGAAGGACGGCTTCTATACCGCCAGGGAAACCCGGTTCGAGTATCGGAACGAGTCGCTGCCTTTCAAGCGCGACAAGTCTTCGCCGCCGCCGCCCTGGCCGTTTCACGAATATATACCATCTGCGATAACCGGGCATTATAAAAATTATTTCACGACCTCGGCGCAGGAATACGCGAGGTATATCCGCGAGGTCGAGCCCCACCGGGAGAAGCTCCGCCTGGCCCCGACCGTGATCGAGGTGATGACCCGGCGCCGGATCCATCTCAATCTGAACAACCCGTGGGGGGCTGCGACCGCGGTTCTCGGCGGCGGATCGACGACGAACACGACCCAGGCGATGGTGCTCACCCTCGATACCGTCGAGGTATACCCGCCGGATATCCTTCGGGTCTACTACGTTTCCAGGGAAGCGCTGAAATCGGGGATGTATGCCCAGCGGCTCGAGCGGCGCCTGCGGGACGAGTTCCGGCCCGCGTCGACCTATACCGAGGTCGAGTTCGAATTCGAACGGAATATCGAGGCCGCTCTCCACGAGCAGATGCGCGTTGCCACCGATTCCTCCGAAGCCGGTCGGCTCGCGGCGATCGAAACCGCGTTTCTCAAAGACCAGCTCCGCGTTTCCGAAATCGTCCGCAACGCCCTGCAAGAGCTGGGCCTGTCCGCGACGCCGATCAATATCAGCAAATATCGCAAGGCCCGGTCGATCCTGCGGGGCGATCTCGCCTGGTCGGCCTGGGGCGGCAAAACTGGCGTTGCAACGGGACCGCAACCGTAGATCGAGGCCGGATGTGTGGGAGATCTCGATCGGGGGAATATTGGGGCTTGCCATCGGGGCGTGGTTCTGGTAAAAATGCGCCCGTGAGAATGTACGCGATGGGCGTTCGATATCGGTCTCTTCGACCGGTCAGGTTCTTTGCACGCCTTGGGATCGCGATACTCGTTTTGTTCGGCCTCGTGGGGCTTTCCGGCTGCAGGGGCAAGGGCAGGGTTCTCATCGTCGCGGGCTCGACGTCGGTGCAGCCGGTGATGGAGAAGATCGCCGAAGCGTTCCGGAAGGTCAAGCCCGGCCTTCGTGTCGACATCGAGGGCGGCGGCAGCAGCGCCGGCATCATGGCGGTCAGGGCGAAGACAGCGGCGCTGGGGATGTCCTCGCGCGAACTCAAGCAGAACGACCCGAACGAGGCGCAGTTGTGGCGGCAAATGCTTGCTCTCGATGCGATCGCGATCATCGTTCACCCGGAAAACACCGTCGCGAGCCTGTCGCTGGCCCAGGTGCGCGACCTCTTCGCGGGAAAAATCAAGACATGGAAAGAGGTGGGCGGCCGGGACAGGCCTGTCCATGTCCTGGTTCGCGAGGAAGGCTCCGGCACGCGCAGCGCGTTCGAGGAACTCGTCATGAAGGACGGAAAGCACGAGACGCCGGTCGACGATTATGCGCTCGTGCAGGATTCGTCGGGAGGCGTGCGCGAAGTGGTCTGCAACGACCGCGACGCCATCGGCTTCGCCTCGCTGGGGGCGCTCAACGACAGCGTTCGGGCCGTCAGCGTCGAGGGAGTGACTCCCACGTTCGAATCGGTGCGGGAGGGGAAATACCGGCTCGTGAGGCCGTTCTATCTCATCGGTGTCGAGCCGCCGGCCGGTGATGCCGCGGACTTGACGAGATTTTCGCTGGGCAGTGAAGCGGCGGTGATCATGCAGAAGGAGGGCCTGGTCGGTGTCTTCCGGTAACGTGATGGCGGCCGACGACCTGCGCCGGCGCGAGGAGTGGATCAGACTGGCCCTGCTCTGCATGGCATTCTCGTCGATTCTGGTGCTCGCCATGATTATCCTGTTCGTCTTTCGCGAGGGCGTTCCGCAGATCGTGCGGGTCGGGATTCCCGAGTTTCTCGGCGGCGGCCGGTGGGCGCCGACGAAGGGGGTATTCGGCATTTTCCCGATGATCGTCGGCACGATCCAGGTCACGCTCGGCGCGCTGGTGATCGGCGTGCCGCTCTCCCTGCTGTCGGCGATCTGCCTCTCCGAGTTCGCCGCGCCGCGCGTCCGGATGGTCATGAAACCCCTGATCGAGCTGCTGTCGGCCATTCCGTCGGTCGTGTACGGCTTCATCGGCGTGACCGTCATCGTTCCCCTCGTCCGAGACACGCTCGGCGGAAGCGGGTTCTCGGTGCTCTCGGCCGCGCTCATGCTGAGCGTGATGATCCTGCCGACCGTGACGAGCATCGCCTACGACGCGCTCCGGGCCGTTCCCGCGGCCTACCGGGAAGGCGCGCTCGCGCTGGGGGCCACGCCGTGGCAGACCGTCACGCGCGTCGTCGTTCCGGCGGCCCGCTCGGGCCTCGTGACGGCCGTCATCCTCGGGATGGGCCGCGCCATGGGCGAGACGATGGCCGTCATCATGGTCGCCGGAAACGCCGTCGTCGTGCCGACCTCGCCCCTCCATCCGTGCCGCACACTCACGAGTAATATAGCTTTGGAAATGGCATACGCCTCGGGCGGTCATCAGAAAGCCCTGTTCGCGACGGGTGTCGTCTTATTCGTCATGATATTCTGCCTGAACTCGATCGCCACGTTCATCGCGCGACGCCGCTGACGGGAGAGGAGACCGATGGATCAGAACGTCCGCCGCCGCAACGAGCTCGCGAACCGGGCCGGCATCGGCCTCAGCTACCTCGTGACCGGGGCCGTTGGCCTGCTTCTCGCGGCGATCGTCGGCTACCTCGTCTGGAATGGCTGGCCGCGACTTTCCGCGGGGTTCTTCCTGCAGCAGCCCGAGGACCTCGGCCGGGCCGGAGGCATCCTGCCGGTGCTCGTTTCGACCGTCCTTCTCGGCGGGCTTTCCCTCGCGATCGCCGTCCCGCTGGGGGTCTGCACGGCCATCTATCTGACCGAATATACGACGGAGGGAAAACTAACGACGGTCATCCGGTTCGGGGCCGAGTGCCTCGCGGGCATCCCGTCGATCATCTTCGGCCTGTTCGGCTTCATCCTGTTCGTCATCACGCTCGGCATGGGCTGGTCGATGCTCGCCGGCGCCCTCACGCTCGCCTGCATGGTCCTTCCCACGATCATCCGGACCGCGGAAGAGGCGATCAAGTCCGTTCCGGCGGGGCTTCGGGACGTCGGCTACTCGCTCGGGGCGACGAAATCCCAGGTCGTCTGGCACATCGTTCTTCCCCAGGCGCGGCCGGGCATCATGACCGGCGTCATCCTGGCCCTGGGCCGCGCCCTCGGCGAGACCGCCTGCGTCATCTTCACGACCGGCATCTCCCTCGAAATGCCGACCTCGCTGCTCGATCCCGGCCGGCCGATGGCCGTCCATTTCTACATCCTCGCCCGCGAAGGAATCTCGATGGAGATGGCGTACACGACGGCCCTGGTGCTGGTCGGCCTCATCCTGCTCGTGAACGTCGCCTCGGCGTGGTTCCTCGCGAAGCGGAGCACGTCATGACGACCGAGCGGGCCATCATGCTGAAAGCCGAGCAAGTTTCCTACGCCTACGCGCCGCCCCCGGGAAAGCCTGCGGAACCGGCGCTGACGGATATCTCCCTCGAGGTCGAAACGGGAACGGTGCTCGCCATCATCGGGCCAGGCCGTTCGGGAAAGTCGACGTTCCTCAGGTTGGTGAACCGTCTGCAGGAAGTGGCGCACGACGGAACGATCTCCGGCAGGATCCTGGTGAACGGCTTCGACGTCTACAGCCCCGCCTGCGACCCGTTCCGCCTGCGGCGCCAGGTCGCCTTCGCCTTCGACAAGCCCCGCGCCCTCGACATGTCGATCGCCGAGAACATCACGTTCGGGCCGCGCCTCGCGGGCATCACCGCGAAGGGTGACCTCGAGGCCATCGTCGAGGAGACCCTGCGGGCCGCCTTTCTGTGGGACGAGGTGAAGGACCGCCTCTCGCTGAACGCGAACCGGCTCTCGGGCGGGCAGAAGCAGCGCCTCTCGATCGCGCGTTCGCTGGCCCTGAAGCCGAAACTCCTTCTTCTCGACGAGCCCTGCTCGGCGCTGGATCCGATCTCGACCGCCGCGATCGAGCAGGCCCTGACGGAGCTGAAATCCCGCACGACCTGCGTGCTCGTGACCAACAATACCAAGCAGGCCGCCCGCGTCGCGGACGTGACCGCCTTCTTCCTCATGTCGCAGCTCGTCGAGATCGGCCCGACGGCGCGCCTATTCCGAAGCCCGGTCGACAGGCGCACCGACGACTACCTCTCGGGGAGGTTCGGCTGATGCAGAGCGTCGTCACGGCCCGCGGGCTCGACTTCTGGTATGGAACGTTCCATGCCCTGAAAAATGTATCGTTTGATATAGAAGAGAAACGCGTGACCGCGCTCATCGGGCCGTCCGGGTGCGGCAAGTCGACCCTGCTCCGGGTGTTCAACCGGATGTGCGACCAGGTTCCGGGGTCGCGTCTCGCCGGCTCGCTTCGCGTGCTCGACCGCGAACTCGCGGAGCCGGACTGCGACGTGACGGGGCTTCGGCGCGACGTCGGAATGGTGTTCCAGCACCCCAATCCGTTCCCGATGTCGATCTTCGAAAACCTGGCGTTCGGCCTGCGCCTCGCCGGAATCCATGACCGCACGGCGCTGGAACGGGGGGTTGAGGAGAGCCTGACGGCGGTCGGTCTCTGGAACGATCTGAAGGACCGGCTCGACGCGTCCGCCGTCGCCCTGTCGGCCGATTACCAGCAGCGGCTCTGCATCGCCCGCGCCGTCGTGATACGGCCGAAGATCCTCCTGATGGACGAGCCCTGCTCCTCGCTGGATCCCGTTGCGACGCAACACGTCGAGGAACTGATCGTGCAGTTGAAGCGGGAATACACGATCATCATCGTGACGCACTCGATGCAGCAGGCCGCCCGGATCTCGGACCAGACGGGCTATATGCTGCTCGGGGAGTTGATCGAGTTCGACGCCACGCCGACGATCTTCCGGCAGCCCCGCGATAAACGTACAGAAGACTATATTTCCGGAAAATTCGGCTGAGCGTCGAACGCCGGCCGTGGAGGATTTCGCGTGATCATCAAACGCCATATGGATATGGAAATGAACGAGCTGCGCGGCATGCTGCACGAGATGGGGCGCCGGGTGCTCGGCATGCTCGAGCGCGGCCTGAAGAACGTCGGAAGCGGCAGCACCGACGTCTATGATGCCATATTCGACGAAGAGGTCGAGGTGAACCGCCTGCAGATGCGGATCGACGACCTCGCCTGGAAAGTCATGGCGCTCTACCAGCCCACGGCGGGCGATCTCCGGGCGCTGATCGGCGCCATCAAGGCCGCCGCCGATCTCGAGCGGGTCGGCGACGAGGTGTGCACGATGTGCCGCCGGTCGATGTCGCTCGGGAAGAGTCCCTGGCACGTCGACCCGCCGACGCTCGTCGAACTGGGCGTCATGGTCCAGAGCCTGTTCAAGGACGGGCTGACGGCCCTGTTCGAGCCGACCGAAGAGCTGGCCGAGTCGATTTTCACCGCCGACGACGCGATCGACGACGCGTTCCAGGCCCTGTTCGAGCAGATAAGGGAACGGCTTCGGACCGAGCCCGACCACATCGACAGCCTCCTCGATTTCCTTTCGATGGGCCGCAGTCTCGAACGCATCGCCGATCACGCGACGAACCTCGCCGAGATCGCGATCTTCATGCAGAAAGGCCAGGACGTTCGTCATCACGGCCTCACGTTTTGACCCGGCACATGCACGAACGCATTGATGCGTTGCAGGGGCGGGTCTCAGACCCGCCCCTACGGGCAATGACGGGAGTGCGACGTGTATATGTCAAAATATAAATCAATGGTGATGCGATGAGCGGTCGGACGGCCGAAATCGTGAGCGTGGGGACGGAGCTGCTGCTGGGCGAACTGGTCGATACGAACGCGGCGTGGATCGCGGGCGAACTCCGGCGGCTTGGGTATTACGTTTACTATAAAACGACGGTGGGCGACAACCGCGGCAGGCTCGCCGAGACGATCGGCCGGGCGTTCGGCCGGGCGGATCTCGTCGTGGTCAGCGGCGGCCTCGGGCCGACCGACGACGACCTGACGCGCGAGGCGATCGCCGACGTGTGCGGCGCGGTTCCCCGGGAAGACCCGGAGCTCGTGCGTCTGCTCGAGGCGCTGTTCGCGGCGCGCAACCGCCCGATGCCCGCCGTGAACCGGAAACAGGCCTGGCTGATTCCCGGCGCCCGCTCCCTGCAAAATCCGATCGGAACGGCGCCGGGCTGGTGGGTCGAGAAGGACGGCCGGACGATCGTCGCGATGCCGGGCCCGCCCCACGAAATGAAGAGGATGTGGGAAGAGCAGGTGAAACCGGCGCTTCCGAGGGGGTCGGCGATCCTCTGGGACACGACCCTGCATACGATCGGCATCGGCGAGGGAAACGTCGCCGAACTGCTTGCCGAGTTCACCGCGCGGGCGAACCCCAGCGTCGCCACCTACGCCCGCCGGCACGGCGTCGACGTGCGGGTCGCAGCGGGCGCCTCGGACATCGATGAGGCGAAAATCCTCGCCGCTCCTGTGCTGGCCGAGGTCGAGCGGCGGATCGGCAGGTTCGTCTACGGCAGGGACGACGAAACGCTCGCGGGAGCCATCGGAACGCTGCTTCTCGCGTCCGGGAAAACCGTCTCCGTCATCGAATCGGTGACCGGCGGCCTCGTCGCCGACATGCTGACGGACACGCCCGGGGCCAGCAACTGGCTGAACGCCGCGATCGTCGCGTATACCAGGGCCGCAAAGGAAATGAACGGCGTTTCCGCGGACCTCCTCGAGCGGCACGGCTGCGTCGCGGATGAAACCGCACGAGCCATGGCCGAGGCGGTACGGCGGCGATACGGCACCGATTGGAGCATCGCGACGACGGGCGTGGCTGGCCCCGGGGAAACCGAAGGAAAGCCGGTCGGTCTCGCGTTCGTCGCCGTCGCCGGCCCCGCCGGAATCCGCTCCATGAAACTCGGATGGCCGGGCGAGCGCCGCCAGGTCAAGGAGCGAACCGCCAACGGCGCCCTCGGCCTGCTTCTGCGGGTTCTTCGCGGCGACAGCGAACCTTGATTCATGGTTCCAGCGACGATGCTGTTGTAATATGAAAATAGCTATATAATAATAGAGAGAGGGTGCGTGCATGGCGAAGACGATGAGATTGTTTTATTCGATCCCGGTGCCGGACGATGTGCGGTATGAGCTGCGCAAGGCAGCCGACTCCCTGGGGCCCGACTGGCGGCCGTCGACCGAAGCGCAGCTGCACATCACCCTGGCGTTCATGGGCGAGGTGCCCGAAGAAGACCTTGCCGAGGTTATCGCCGCCGGCGATCGCGTGACCGCGGGCATGGCCCCCTTTTCCGTCAAACTCGGCGATGCGGGCGGGTTTCCGAACGACAGAAATCCGCGCGTCTGGTTCATCCATGTGGAATCTCCGGAGCTGATGCACCTGGCCGACGCGTTGAAGCCGGGGGTCGCCCGCTGGGCCGATCCGAAACCGTTCAAGGCCCATCTGACCATTGCCCGGCCACGCTCATACCGGGCCGCCGGCCGACCGCTGAAGATCGACCGGAGCTGGCGCGTCGACAGGTTCGAACTTGTCCGAAGCACGCTCGGCGCCAACGGCGCATCTCATACGGTGGTTCAAGAGTTTCGTCTGACCGGTTGAGCGAAACGGGAGCCTCTTCGCCAAGTTGCGGCTGGAACGTCCTCGAAGGTCAGGATGTCTCTTTCGTTCTTTGCGCGAGGGGAAGGTTCAGCACCACCTGTGTTCCCGCATCCTCTCCGGTTTCGCGGGAAGAAATGGCGATCGAGCCGCCGTAACGCTCCACGAACATTTTCACTAGCGGCAGGCCGAACCCGGTGCCGCGTTCTCCGCGGGTTCCGGGGCGAGTGGTGACCGTGGCGGGTTCGAACAGATAGGGCATCATGGCGCTTGGAATGCCGATACCGTGATCGCGGATGATCAGCAACACGCGGCTTGCGCATGGTTCTATCGACACCACGATCCGGCTGCCGGGATGACTGAATTTGATCGCATTGCTGAGAACGTTCTGCAATACGCTGAACTGAAGCGAAACCGGCTCGGCCATCACCCGGATGCCGGAGCCGGTCGTGAGTTCGTACGTTTTCATCAGTTCGATGCCTTTTTCCTGCAGGCGGCCCTTGAGGGTTGCGATGGTTCGGTCGAGATACTCGGTCAGGTCGACAGCCGTCAATCGAAGCGAGATTTTTCCGTTGGCCGTCGCCCGAAGCAGCCGGACGTTCTCGACGATCGCCTGGATATCACTGGCGCAGGAATACATTCTCAGAAAATACTCGTGATCGGCCCCCTGGAACCGGTGTTCGAGAAGCGAAAGAATGCCCAGAAGCCCGGTCAGGGGATTGGCCACGTCATGCGTCAGAAGCGAGACCAGGGCGCTGTTGCTTTCGCTCGATTCGAAAAAATGCTGCTTCTGCTCCTCGGAACGGCGGAGCGATTCTTCCAGCTGCAACGCGGTCTTCTGGCGCTCGTCCATCTCCTGCTTGAGAGCCAGCGCCTGGTTGCGCAGCTGCTCTGCCATCCGCTCGATCCGGCGCGTGTAATCGATGTTGAACAGGGCCTGCGACACGAGCGGCGCCAGCCGCATCGCCCGAAGGACATGCTTGGCCGAGAAGAACCCGCGCTGGGAATGCAGACACACGAACAGCGCCGGAACGGGGTCGTGGCGCAGCAGCACGTGAAGTGCCGATGAGAAGGGGGCGCGGATCGATTCCGGCTGTTCGCGCCACTCAGGTATGGCGGAGATGTCGAAACAGGCCGCCGCTTTTCCGGAGAGCACTCGCCTCATCATGTCTCCGACCGTCCAGACGGAGCCGGCCAGCTCGGCTTTCGTGCTGATGACCGGCTGCAGGCCCCCGTCGCCATCGAGCGTCAGGATCAGGGCTTCCTCGAAGCCGATGATTCCCTTCAGCACTTCGATGAGCTTTTCGAACACCCGTTCGCGATTCCGAGGGTCGGACAACACGTTCAGCCCGGCCAGGATCGCATCGGACTCTGCGCGTGCCTCCGATTCCCGAACATTGGCGCGTTCGAGATCGATAAGGGTTTCCCGGAGGGCCTCGGCGTCTTCAAAGGAGACGGAGCGATGCGTGATGTTCGGTGTCCCTCCGGATTCCGTCATTCGGTGAACACCAGCAGGGAGACCATGAAATTCCCGTGCCGATTCTCTCCCCCGACGAAACAGCCCTGCTCGCCGTAGGTGAATGCACCGAGAAAAGGAACGTCGTCACCCAGGCCGCGCCGGAGGCCGGCAACAACGTCATTCATTCGCTCGCGAACGATGAACATGCAGCCGGCGCAAAACATGACCATCGCACCTGAGATCCGTCCCTGAAGAGGCGAGAGGGAGTCCACCGCCGAACGTGCCGCCCGTTCGGCGCGCTTGACCAGGCCTTCCTGGGTTCCCTGCATGAGCCAGACCTTTTCGTTCGGGGAGATCCCGGTAAACAGGGTCAACCCCCCTTCCCGGGTCATCGTTGCCGGGTGCGACAACTGGAAATAGGGTATCTCGCCGATCAGGCCGGCTACCCTTCCGAGCGGGTGCAGAGCCGTCCGCTGCATCAGGTTTCCGCCGGTTGGCAGGAGGTCCGCCAGGCGGTTGTCGAGCCACTCATTGTAGACGTGGGCAGCCTTCCGGCCATCGAGTTCCTGGATGGTTCTTCCCTCGCATCGGGTAATGACGGCCATTTTCGTCGTAGGGTCATACCCGCTGTGAAAGGAAAAGCCGATCTGACCGGGAGAAAAGAGCACCGCCACCACCGCCGCGTTCTCATGCACCCTGCCGTTGGCGAACTGCTTCCATTGGCCGGTCAGGTCGTCGTCTGCCGAACTGCCGCCGCAGATGGGAACGTTCGGCCCGAACAGGTCCTCCAGACCGGCCAGCACCTCTTCCTCGTGGCCGGGCGCGTTGGTGACCCAGACCATCGTCGGGATTTCCCCTTCGCGGTTCGCCTGTTTCAATGCCTCCCGTCCGGCGATCACACCGGTGGTTCGCGGATGTGCTCCGAGCGGCGCCATGCCGACGCCGTATGCCCCGTCGGGGTCGAACAGCGCCAGAAGTCCCATGCAGCGATCCCCCGTGCATAACGCCCCCCGGTGGGTCATGATCCCCTGGCAGGACGTGCCGCCGTGCATCGGGACGTCCGGGAAGGCTGCGGACAGCTCATTCATCAGCACGGTTTCGTCGTATCCGATCGTCGCGTAATAAAACAGAAGCTGAGGTTTTGTTTTCTCCGGGGTTTCGGTCGCGCGCACCAACTCCCGTATCGCCTCGAGCGAATCGGAATGCCGGGAAAATGCAACGATCGTTCTCATCGGAATTCACTTCTCACGTTCAGATCATTCTCTGTTTTCAGGATAGACTGCCTTTTCCCTCCGTGTCAATGTCCGGAAGGGGTACCATCGGCTGTGCCGCATCGATCGCCCCGCGTCGCGCGCTGAAAAAATATAATTATAGTTATAATACGTGCGCCTGGTTTCGCTCTTCTCGCCGTGATGCGGGACGTACCTTCCGCTCAACGGTCGCGTCGCGGGTGGCAGGGGCAGGAGAGGCGTGCAAGGGGAGCGGGGTCGCCCGTGCGGTTGAATGCGCGCAGGGCAGATTTGATCGATTCGTCGCACTTGCCGCAGCCGGCAGGAACCCGTTTCGGCTCGAGCCCTTCGTCGCTCAGCCCGACGACGGTCTCCCCGAGGGCGCTCAGGGCTATGAGCGTTTCCACGACGGCCCAGAGTGAAACAGCCTGGTACCGGCCGGCAACGTATTCTTGCTCGAGAGGGGTGCCGGGGGCGATGAATGTCGGCTGGAGGGCGACTCTTGCCGGAAGCGACAGCCGCTTTGCGAGGTTGAATATATATCTTCCGGTATTGACGGCATCGACGATCGCTGCCTCGTCATCATGAATGCCGATCGGCTTGAGAAGAACATTCGCGAGGATGCTTGCGCCTTCCGCGGCGAGAACGCTTGCCGCCCGTTCGAATTCCGCCAGGCCGAATCCTTTGTTGATGAACTTTTCACGGACGGTGTCGTTCGAACTCTCGAGCCCGATGCCGACTTCCAGGATGGCGTTCGGAAGAAGCCTGCGGGAGTCGGCGATCCGCTCCGGGGTGATGAACTCCGGTCGCGACTCGACGAGAATCCGGGCGACGGCCGTCTTCCCGAGCATGCCGAGAACGTGCGTCCGGACGTCGGGCGGCATCTCGCCGTCGGCAAAAAACGAGCCGGAGTTGTACAGGTCGACTTCGCCTATGCCGTCTAGGGCACCCGGAGCCCCGAAAACCGACTCTGCCTGGGCGATCAGGTCGGCCGGCGTCCAGGTCGAGTCGCCGAAGGTCATCGAGCCGAACCCGCACATTGTGCATCCGCCCCCGGGCCGTCTGGCATACGCGCAGCCGGGCGCGCGAAAGATGAAGATCAGCCGATCGGCAGGTTTCCCGAAAACCCGGGTCGGAACACGCTCGACCCAGGCCGGTTTTCGGGGGTCCGGAGGGCGGCTCACCGCTTGACGAGATACGAGCCGATCGCCAGGGCGTCCATTTTCGACCGCTTGAAACAGTCGATGGCGTGTGACGGGGTGCAGACGATCGGTTCGCTGATGTTGAACGACGTGTTCAGGACCATTCCGATGCCGGAAAGGCTTTTCATCTCCTGGAGCAGTCTTGCGTAGATCGGGTTCACCTCTGGCCTCACGACGTGGGCGCGGGACGTCGCGACGCGCGTGATGCCGTTTTCCTGGACGACGGCGGGGATCCGCTGGATGTCGCGCGGCTCCTTCACGGGGAGGGCGAGCAGCATGTATTCCGCCGCATCGAGATCGGTCGGCGTCCGCAGATGACGCGCCACGTCCTCGACGAGGACGCTCGGCGCGAACGGGCGGAAGCTTTCCCGTTCCTTCACTTTCGCGTTCAGCTTCGTGCGGATGTCGAACCGGCTCGGATCGGCGAGAA from Candidatus Ozemobacteraceae bacterium harbors:
- a CDS encoding polyphosphate polymerase domain-containing protein; translated protein: MASDWGRYEERKFLLPPGTAGEIQTRLTRAAVPDKHSGVSGYEVASLYFDTWSGQCASDKREGEFDRYKVRLRAYRSDAAAGWAGFHLELKSRQGNRIGKRRQLLRPEEADGIAREGLGGAAVAALLDGDGERLIPPGLAEAWAARPVLRPAVLVTYRRSAFQLPGLPGLRLTFDRQVAAHPPCWPPEDAGGGRRPFSPVCIFEGKAPLALPRTILQILASHGILETSCSKFLLARDLLDTRIRDVHAAIPLAEGLHP
- a CDS encoding tetratricopeptide repeat protein; this encodes MNRLTVLFSMTGPLSSPFLRRAIGGVLLMLVSACFSPVILAQTPDRAQLGNDLARFQELYRLNPDDPAVNHDLGLALELSGRPTQAIRHYHRARSRQPDDASLLVSLGRCNRQTGDMEHAIRLLEKAVRLAPGDIDAWYELAMARADLGLLTEAGKALQHVLALHPSGPREGYIRLYIATLALSSGDRETALREQKALSVCDPARAETLAALLAMGE
- a CDS encoding ATP-binding cassette domain-containing protein gives rise to the protein MTTERAIMLKAEQVSYAYAPPPGKPAEPALTDISLEVETGTVLAIIGPGRSGKSTFLRLVNRLQEVAHDGTISGRILVNGFDVYSPACDPFRLRRQVAFAFDKPRALDMSIAENITFGPRLAGITAKGDLEAIVEETLRAAFLWDEVKDRLSLNANRLSGGQKQRLSIARSLALKPKLLLLDEPCSALDPISTAAIEQALTELKSRTTCVLVTNNTKQAARVADVTAFFLMSQLVEIGPTARLFRSPVDRRTDDYLSGRFG
- the pstA gene encoding phosphate ABC transporter permease PstA, with product MDQNVRRRNELANRAGIGLSYLVTGAVGLLLAAIVGYLVWNGWPRLSAGFFLQQPEDLGRAGGILPVLVSTVLLGGLSLAIAVPLGVCTAIYLTEYTTEGKLTTVIRFGAECLAGIPSIIFGLFGFILFVITLGMGWSMLAGALTLACMVLPTIIRTAEEAIKSVPAGLRDVGYSLGATKSQVVWHIVLPQARPGIMTGVILALGRALGETACVIFTTGISLEMPTSLLDPGRPMAVHFYILAREGISMEMAYTTALVLVGLILLVNVASAWFLAKRSTS
- a CDS encoding phosphate ABC transporter substrate-binding protein, which produces MGVRYRSLRPVRFFARLGIAILVLFGLVGLSGCRGKGRVLIVAGSTSVQPVMEKIAEAFRKVKPGLRVDIEGGGSSAGIMAVRAKTAALGMSSRELKQNDPNEAQLWRQMLALDAIAIIVHPENTVASLSLAQVRDLFAGKIKTWKEVGGRDRPVHVLVREEGSGTRSAFEELVMKDGKHETPVDDYALVQDSSGGVREVVCNDRDAIGFASLGALNDSVRAVSVEGVTPTFESVREGKYRLVRPFYLIGVEPPAGDAADLTRFSLGSEAAVIMQKEGLVGVFR
- the pstC gene encoding phosphate ABC transporter permease subunit PstC, giving the protein MSSGNVMAADDLRRREEWIRLALLCMAFSSILVLAMIILFVFREGVPQIVRVGIPEFLGGGRWAPTKGVFGIFPMIVGTIQVTLGALVIGVPLSLLSAICLSEFAAPRVRMVMKPLIELLSAIPSVVYGFIGVTVIVPLVRDTLGGSGFSVLSAALMLSVMILPTVTSIAYDALRAVPAAYREGALALGATPWQTVTRVVVPAARSGLVTAVILGMGRAMGETMAVIMVAGNAVVVPTSPLHPCRTLTSNIALEMAYASGGHQKALFATGVVLFVMIFCLNSIATFIARRR